A window of the Limanda limanda chromosome 8, fLimLim1.1, whole genome shotgun sequence genome harbors these coding sequences:
- the mef2aa gene encoding myocyte enhancer factor 2aa isoform X1 — MGRKKIQITRIMDERNRQVTFTKRKFGLMKKAYELSVLCDCEIALIIFNSTNKLFQYASTDMDKVLLKYTEYNEPHESRTNSDIVEKLRNKGHNDCASPDPDDCFGHSPLMDDHFGKLSEESDLMYKRCGPSALPQQNFSMHVAVPVSNPNAMYQPGGTLGSQSLASATSSLSDSGMLSPPQASLHRNVGSSGGPQRPTSAGNAGNGFSNPRGSPGLLSTPSGNGLGKVMPTKSPPPPGGNMGMGNRKPDLRVVIPPSSKGMMPPLNTQRLNSSQSNQPLATPVVSVTTPSLPPQGLLYSGMPTSYNPAEYSLSSADISSLQGFSSPGLSLGSMSAWQQHQLGQAALNSLVGGGHLTQVSNLSINTSQSINIKSEPISPPRERVSQSSFPQQQPQQGSSRQEVLGRSPADSLSSSCSSYDGSDREDHRPDFHSPLGLGRPPAGSEDRESPSVKRLRMDTWVT; from the exons ATGGGGCGGAAGAAGATACAGATCACCAGGATCATGGATGAGAGGAACAGGCAG gttACCTTCACGAAGAGGAAGTTTGGCTTGATGAAAAAGGCCTACGAGCTGAGCGTACTGTGTGACTGCGAGATCGCCCTCATCATCTTCAACAGCACTAACAAACTGTTCCAGTACGCCAGCACAGACATGGACAAAGTGCTGCTGAAATACACAGAGTACAACGAGCCCCATGAGAGCAGAACCAACTCTGACATTGTAGAG AAATTGAGAAACAAAGGCCATAATGACTGTGCTAGTCCCGATCCCGATGACTGTTTCGGGCACAGCCCCCTCATGGACGACCATTTCGGCAAACTAAGCGAAGAGAGTGATTTAATGTACAAGCGCTGTGGT CCCTCAGCATTGCCTCAGCAGAACTTCTCCATGCATGTGGCTGTGCCTGTATCCAACCCTAATGCCATGTACCAGCCGGGGGGGACTCTGGGCAGTCAGTCCCTGGCATCAGCCACCAGCTCTCTGAGCGACAGTGGGATGCTGTCCCCTCCGCAGGCCTCTCTGCACAGGAATGTGGGCTCCAGTGGAGGCCCCCAGAGGCCCACCAGTGCCGGCAATGCAG GGAACGGTTTCTCTAACCCCAGGGGCTCCCCCGGCCTCCTCAGCACGCCCAGCGGCAACGGCCTGGGTAAAGTCATGCCCACCAAGTCTCCACCGCCCCCCGGAGGGAACATGGGGATGGGAAACCGCAAGCCAGACCTGAGGGTTGTTATCCCTCCATCGAGCAAAGGGATGATGCCCCCGCTG aacACCCAGAGGTTAAACAGCTCCCAGTCCAACCAGCCGCTGGCCACTCCAGTTGTGTCTGTCACCACCCCCAGCTTACCCCCACAGGGCCTGCTCTACTCAGGCATGCCCACCTCCTACAACCCCGCCG AGTACTCCCTGAGCAGCGCAGATATCTCTTCCCTACAGGGCTTCAGCTCTCCTGGGCTCTCATTGGGCTCCATGTCGGCATGGCAACAGCATCAACTGGGCCAGGCAGCTCTTAATTCTTTGGT TGGCGGAGGTCACCTCACTCAGGTCTCCAACCTATCCATCAACACCAGCCAGAGCATAAACATCAAGTCCGAACCCATTTCGCCGCCGCGGGAGCGCGTCTCCCAGTCCAGCTTcccccagcagcagccgcagcagggGTCCAGCCGCCAGGAGGTGCTGGGACGCTCCCCCGCCGAcagcctcagctcctcctgcagctcgtACGACGGAAGCGACCGCGAAGACCACCGGCCCGACTTCCACTCCCCGCTGGGGCTCGGCAGACCCCCCGCCGGCTCTGAAGACAGGGAGAGCCCCTCGGTCAAGCGCTTGCGCATGGACACGTGGGTGACATAA
- the mef2aa gene encoding myocyte enhancer factor 2aa isoform X2, producing MGRKKIQITRIMDERNRQVTFTKRKFGLMKKAYELSVLCDCEIALIIFNSTNKLFQYASTDMDKVLLKYTEYNEPHESRTNSDIVEKLRNKGHNDCASPDPDDCFGHSPLMDDHFGKLSEESDLMYKRCGALNKKEHRGCDSPDPDASYVLTPHTEEKYKKINEEFDNMMRNHKIPSALPQQNFSMHVAVPVSNPNAMYQPGGTLGSQSLASATSSLSDSGMLSPPQASLHRNVGSSGGPQRPTSAGNAGNGFSNPRGSPGLLSTPSGNGLGKVMPTKSPPPPGGNMGMGNRKPDLRVVIPPSSKGMMPPLNTQRLNSSQSNQPLATPVVSVTTPSLPPQGLLYSGMPTSYNPAEYSLSSADISSLQGFSSPGLSLGSMSAWQQHQLGQAALNSLVGGGHLTQVSNLSINTSQSINIKSEPISPPRERVSQSSFPQQQPQQGSSRQEVLGRSPADSLSSSCSSYDGSDREDHRPDFHSPLGLGRPPAGSEDRESPSVKRLRMDTWVT from the exons ATGGGGCGGAAGAAGATACAGATCACCAGGATCATGGATGAGAGGAACAGGCAG gttACCTTCACGAAGAGGAAGTTTGGCTTGATGAAAAAGGCCTACGAGCTGAGCGTACTGTGTGACTGCGAGATCGCCCTCATCATCTTCAACAGCACTAACAAACTGTTCCAGTACGCCAGCACAGACATGGACAAAGTGCTGCTGAAATACACAGAGTACAACGAGCCCCATGAGAGCAGAACCAACTCTGACATTGTAGAG AAATTGAGAAACAAAGGCCATAATGACTGTGCTAGTCCCGATCCCGATGACTGTTTCGGGCACAGCCCCCTCATGGACGACCATTTCGGCAAACTAAGCGAAGAGAGTGATTTAATGTACAAGCGCTGTGGT GCGCTAAACAAGAAAGAACACAGAGGTTGTGATAGCCCGGACCCCGATGCCTCATatgtcctcactcctcacacagaagaaaagtataaaaaaattaatgaggagtttgataatatgatgagaAATCATAAAATC CCCTCAGCATTGCCTCAGCAGAACTTCTCCATGCATGTGGCTGTGCCTGTATCCAACCCTAATGCCATGTACCAGCCGGGGGGGACTCTGGGCAGTCAGTCCCTGGCATCAGCCACCAGCTCTCTGAGCGACAGTGGGATGCTGTCCCCTCCGCAGGCCTCTCTGCACAGGAATGTGGGCTCCAGTGGAGGCCCCCAGAGGCCCACCAGTGCCGGCAATGCAG GGAACGGTTTCTCTAACCCCAGGGGCTCCCCCGGCCTCCTCAGCACGCCCAGCGGCAACGGCCTGGGTAAAGTCATGCCCACCAAGTCTCCACCGCCCCCCGGAGGGAACATGGGGATGGGAAACCGCAAGCCAGACCTGAGGGTTGTTATCCCTCCATCGAGCAAAGGGATGATGCCCCCGCTG aacACCCAGAGGTTAAACAGCTCCCAGTCCAACCAGCCGCTGGCCACTCCAGTTGTGTCTGTCACCACCCCCAGCTTACCCCCACAGGGCCTGCTCTACTCAGGCATGCCCACCTCCTACAACCCCGCCG AGTACTCCCTGAGCAGCGCAGATATCTCTTCCCTACAGGGCTTCAGCTCTCCTGGGCTCTCATTGGGCTCCATGTCGGCATGGCAACAGCATCAACTGGGCCAGGCAGCTCTTAATTCTTTGGT TGGCGGAGGTCACCTCACTCAGGTCTCCAACCTATCCATCAACACCAGCCAGAGCATAAACATCAAGTCCGAACCCATTTCGCCGCCGCGGGAGCGCGTCTCCCAGTCCAGCTTcccccagcagcagccgcagcagggGTCCAGCCGCCAGGAGGTGCTGGGACGCTCCCCCGCCGAcagcctcagctcctcctgcagctcgtACGACGGAAGCGACCGCGAAGACCACCGGCCCGACTTCCACTCCCCGCTGGGGCTCGGCAGACCCCCCGCCGGCTCTGAAGACAGGGAGAGCCCCTCGGTCAAGCGCTTGCGCATGGACACGTGGGTGACATAA